The genomic interval TGATGTCATTCATATGAAATGCCTCCGGGTCGAACGTTTTTTTAGCGTGGGATTTCGGTTGAGCCTCGTCGTTTTCTTCGAAAAGGCTGGAAACAAAATTTTTGATGACTTTGAACATTATGGCTCTCTTTGCAGTGTCAGTTCCAATTTCCTGACCACCATTGAACACAGGAAGGTGAGCACGAAATACATGACAAGGACCAGTGTCCAGATTTCAAAACTCCTATAGGTTGTTGTCATGAGTTGTTGCGCCTGAAAAGTCAACTCTTCGATGGAGATGACAGAAACGATGGTGGAATCCTTGATGATGGATATGAATTGCCCGGCAAGTGCTGGCAACATGCGTTGTATGGCTTGCGGGAGGATGACGTACATCATGGCCTTGGTTCGGCTCATGCCGGTGCCTGATGCCGCTTCCCACTGGCCAGATTCAATGGACTCGATGCCTGCCCGAACAATTTCCGCAATATACGCCGCTTCGAAAAGGGTCAGGGTGACCAGGGCGGAGAGGAATTGGGAAAATCGGCTCATCGGTCCGAAGAACCAGCCGAGAACTTCCTGAGCTTCGGGAGACAGGGCATAGATGGCTTCATTGACATGCAGCAGCGTCATGATCTGGTCGCCGACAAAGAAGTAGAAGACGAATATCAGGACCAGAGGCGGGGTGTTTCTGATCAGTCCGACATAGGTGGTGGCTAGCTGTCGTCTGAAGAGTCGTGGGCTGACCCGCATGAGGCCGACAAATGTTCCCAGTATAATGGCGAAGAGACCTGACCAGAGACTCAGTCGGATGGTCGTGAACAGCCCATGCATGAGCAGGCCTGGAACCCATGATTGCGCTTCGGTGTCATAACGAATCAGAAACTGGGGAATGACGGCCCAGTTCCAGTGGTAATTTAATCCTGTTGCGGCCTTGTACGCAATGAAACCGAACATCCCCGCCAGCACCACCAAAATGGTGGTGTCCAGCGGTGTGATGCGAATTTTCCGTTTTGTTGAAGTATTCTGCAATGAACTGGCTCGCCTATTGAATCTGGTTTTCCCAATCGTTGGTGTAGAACCAGTATTCATAGCGGTTTTTGAGCCAGCCAGTGCTTGAGGTGACCAAAACCCAGTTGTTCAACCAGTTGAGATAGTCGTGGTCGCCTTTTTTGATTCCAAAGGCGATGGGTTCTCTGGTGAAATCTTCCTTGAAGGGGAGATACAGTTGCTCCGGGTATTCCTTGGCAAGATTGAGTGGCAACGGGTTGGAGGCAACGACTGCGTGGACTCGTTCGTTGAGGAGTTCCTGAATGGTCTGTGATTCTTCGTCAAAAAACAGGATTTTTGCATTGGGGAGATAGTTTTTTGTCACTTCGGCCGCAGTGGTTCCCAGACGAACAGCTATGGTTGTAGCCGGGTTGTTGAATTCGGAAGCCAGAGTGCGTCCCGAGGCGAGCTTTTTGCTGGCGATGACAGACATCCCTGTATACTCGTAGGGGAGGGAAAAGTTGACTTTCAGATTGCGTTGCGGAGTGATGGACATGCCGCCGATGATGATATCGAATTTTCCGGTCAAAAGGGCTGGGATGATGCCGGACCATTTGGTGGGAACGAATTCGACCTTCACGCCCATATCTTTGGCCAGCCGTTCGGCAACTTCGATTTCAAAACCGATGTACTTGCCACTTTTGTCTTTCATGGCCCAGGGTTTGAAGGTGTCGAAGCCAACTTTTATCACACCTCGTTTGAGAATGGTGTCAAGCTGGCTGACGTGAGATTTTACGCCGGAGTCGTTTTGCTGTGGAGCCTGCTGACCGCATCCAACGAGGAATGCAAGCAGGAAGAGGAAGGGTACAATTGTCCTGAAACGATGATTTTTCATGGCGTTCTCCTTGTCCCGAACGAGGACGGGATCTGGGGTTATCTGGGGGATTCCTGGGCAAACGTGACGTGAGACACTCCCAAGATGGCAATCATGATTGTTGATCCGGTTTTGACGGCTCTCCAAATTGTCATGTCGTGCTCCTGTTTTGGGTTAAGGCTTGATGCCGTTGAACCGTTTTTCCAATATCTTGACGACCCCGGATAAAGCCAGGGTGACGGCCAGGTAGATGGCGGCAACAGTGAACCAGATTTCAAAGGTGAGAAATGTTTCCGCGTCGATCATGCGTCCTTGTTGCGTCAGATCGAGAATGGCGATGGTGCTGACCAAGGCGGAATCCTTGACAAGTGAGACCGCTTGGCTCGTCATGGGAGGCAGTACGCGTCGGAAAGCCTGGGGCAGGATGATGTATCGATAGGTGGCAGATGCGTTCATGCCCAATCCTTGGGCGGCTTCCCACTGTCCTTTGTCAATGGACGTGATTCCGGCTCTGAATATTTCCGAGGCATAGGCTCCTTCAAAAAGGCTCAGAGCTATAATGGCGGCCCAAAACGGGGAGATCCCCAGAATGGGAGCCAGGACAAAATAGATGAAGAAAATCTGAATGAGCAGAGGAGTATTGCGAATCAACTCCATGTAGGTACGTGCTGTCCCGCGTGCGGCCCATGAGTCGGTCATTCGGAATATGGCGGTTGCCATGCCGATGACCAGCATCAGAACCATGCTGATGGCAGTGATCTGGAGGGTTACGCCTAACCCTTGAACCAGTGGTCCCCAAGTGACCCCCTGTTCTCCGACAGTCCAGAAATATTTCGGGATTCTATACCATTGCCAATTGTATCCCAGCCGGTTGGTCCCCAATGTGAGGAGCCAGAGAACACATCCCATCACCACGAGGTATTTCGTGGTGTCAATGAGAGAAGAAAATCGAATGGTGCCGTGAAAAAAGCGTCGTGTGTCAAACATTTTTATATGGTGTTCTCATTTGGTATATATGGCATGTTGTATGCGCCTAGAGAGAGCACCATACCAGAATCGTCCGGAAAGTTCAGGTACTATTCTGTTTTTCTTTGGTGAAAAAACGTGAATTAGTCTGTTTTCGATCTGTGACACTCCAGAACGGCCTTGATTTTTTCAAAGACTTCATCGGGGGTTGCGGATGCATCAACGACTTCCATTCGATCGTGGTTGAGGGCTGCCCAAGTCAGGTAGCCTTCACGAATTCGGTTGTGGAAAGATAGATGTTCCGCCTCGAAGCGGCCTTCTTCTTTGGCCTTGCCGTCTTCGATATTTCGCAATGTCGCGCGTTTGAGACCTATTTCCGGGTCAATGTCCAGAACAACGGTCAGGTCGGGCCAGAGACCATTGACAGCCACTTCATTGAGTTGCTTGAGTATGGTGGTGTCCAAACCTCGGCCATAGCCTTGATAGACAATGGTGGAGTCGGCAAAGCGGTCACAGAGGACGACATCTCCCGCGTCCAAAGCCGGACGAATGACCTGTTCGATGTGTTGGGCGCGGTCTGCCAGATAGAGAAACAGTTCCGTGATCGGAGTGATGTCCTTGTTGTCAACGTGAAGCAGCATCTTGCGCAGTTCCGTTCCGACGCGACTTCCTCCTGGTTCCTTTGTGAGGAACACCGTTTTCCCCAAGGATTCGTAATAATCCTTGATTTTGGTGATCTGGGTGGATTTGCCGGTGCCTTCTATGCCTTCAAAGGTAATAAACATTGATTCTCCGGTTTCTCGTCATTTTTTTTGGTCGTACTCGGCGTCATCGGGGTACGGAAAATATTCCGTTCCAGAAAACGCATGTACGGAGACCAGTCCTGTCCTGATTTATCCATGTCGGTATACGCCTGATCAATAATGTTC from Pseudodesulfovibrio sp. JC047 carries:
- a CDS encoding transporter substrate-binding domain-containing protein, which translates into the protein MKNHRFRTIVPFLFLLAFLVGCGQQAPQQNDSGVKSHVSQLDTILKRGVIKVGFDTFKPWAMKDKSGKYIGFEIEVAERLAKDMGVKVEFVPTKWSGIIPALLTGKFDIIIGGMSITPQRNLKVNFSLPYEYTGMSVIASKKLASGRTLASEFNNPATTIAVRLGTTAAEVTKNYLPNAKILFFDEESQTIQELLNERVHAVVASNPLPLNLAKEYPEQLYLPFKEDFTREPIAFGIKKGDHDYLNWLNNWVLVTSSTGWLKNRYEYWFYTNDWENQIQ
- a CDS encoding amino acid ABC transporter permease, producing the protein MFDTRRFFHGTIRFSSLIDTTKYLVVMGCVLWLLTLGTNRLGYNWQWYRIPKYFWTVGEQGVTWGPLVQGLGVTLQITAISMVLMLVIGMATAIFRMTDSWAARGTARTYMELIRNTPLLIQIFFIYFVLAPILGISPFWAAIIALSLFEGAYASEIFRAGITSIDKGQWEAAQGLGMNASATYRYIILPQAFRRVLPPMTSQAVSLVKDSALVSTIAILDLTQQGRMIDAETFLTFEIWFTVAAIYLAVTLALSGVVKILEKRFNGIKP
- a CDS encoding amino acid ABC transporter permease, which gives rise to MQNTSTKRKIRITPLDTTILVVLAGMFGFIAYKAATGLNYHWNWAVIPQFLIRYDTEAQSWVPGLLMHGLFTTIRLSLWSGLFAIILGTFVGLMRVSPRLFRRQLATTYVGLIRNTPPLVLIFVFYFFVGDQIMTLLHVNEAIYALSPEAQEVLGWFFGPMSRFSQFLSALVTLTLFEAAYIAEIVRAGIESIESGQWEAASGTGMSRTKAMMYVILPQAIQRMLPALAGQFISIIKDSTIVSVISIEELTFQAQQLMTTTYRSFEIWTLVLVMYFVLTFLCSMVVRKLELTLQREP
- the tmk gene encoding dTMP kinase is translated as MFITFEGIEGTGKSTQITKIKDYYESLGKTVFLTKEPGGSRVGTELRKMLLHVDNKDITPITELFLYLADRAQHIEQVIRPALDAGDVVLCDRFADSTIVYQGYGRGLDTTILKQLNEVAVNGLWPDLTVVLDIDPEIGLKRATLRNIEDGKAKEEGRFEAEHLSFHNRIREGYLTWAALNHDRMEVVDASATPDEVFEKIKAVLECHRSKTD